One Arvicanthis niloticus isolate mArvNil1 chromosome 3, mArvNil1.pat.X, whole genome shotgun sequence DNA segment encodes these proteins:
- the LOC117705395 gene encoding gamma-crystallin E isoform X1, protein MGKITFYEDRGFQGRHYECSTDHSNLQPYFSRCNSVRVDSGCWMLYEQPNFTGCQYFLRRGDYPDYQQWMGFSDSIRSCRLIPHSSSHRIRIYEREDYRGQMVEITDDCSHLQDRFHFSDFHSFHVMEGYWVLYELPNYRGRQYLLRPGEYRRYHDWGAVNARVGSLRRIMDFY, encoded by the exons ATGGGGAAG ATCACCTTCTATGAGGACCGTGGCTTCCAGGGTCGCCACTATGAGTGCAGCACCGACCACTCCAACCTGCAGCCCTACTTCAGCCGCTGCAACTCTGTGCGCGTGGACAGTGGCTGCTGGATGCTCTATGAGCAGCCCAACTTCACAGGCTGCCAGTACTTCCTGCGTCGCGGTGACTACCCTGACTACCAGCAGTGGATGGGTTTCAGCGACTCCATCCGCTCCTGCCGTCTCATCCCCCAC TCCAGCTCTCACAGGATCCGGATCTACGAGCGAGAGGACTACAGAGGCCAGATGGTGGAGATCACAGACGACTGCTCCCACCTGCAGGACCGCTTCCACTTCAGTGACTTCCACTCCTTCCACGTGATGGAGGGCTACTGGGTCCTCTACGAGTTGCCCAACTACCGGGGGCGACAGTACCTGCTGAGGCCCGGGGAGTACAGGCGCTACCACGACTGGGGCGCCGTGAATGCCAGGGTGGGTTCTCTGAGGAGAATCATGGATTTCTATTGA
- the LOC117705395 gene encoding gamma-crystallin E isoform X2, with amino-acid sequence MGKITFYEDRGFQGRHYECSTDHSNLQPYFSRCNSVRVDSGCWMLYEQPNFTGCQYFLRRGDYPDYQQWMGFSDSIRSCRLIPHDPDLRARGLQRPDGGDHRRLLPPAGPLPLQ; translated from the exons ATGGGGAAG ATCACCTTCTATGAGGACCGTGGCTTCCAGGGTCGCCACTATGAGTGCAGCACCGACCACTCCAACCTGCAGCCCTACTTCAGCCGCTGCAACTCTGTGCGCGTGGACAGTGGCTGCTGGATGCTCTATGAGCAGCCCAACTTCACAGGCTGCCAGTACTTCCTGCGTCGCGGTGACTACCCTGACTACCAGCAGTGGATGGGTTTCAGCGACTCCATCCGCTCCTGCCGTCTCATCCCCCAC GATCCGGATCTACGAGCGAGAGGACTACAGAGGCCAGATGGTGGAGATCACAGACGACTGCTCCCACCTGCAGGACCGCTTCCACTTCAGTGA